A stretch of Ipomoea triloba cultivar NCNSP0323 chromosome 13, ASM357664v1 DNA encodes these proteins:
- the LOC116003012 gene encoding protein FAR1-RELATED SEQUENCE 5-like: MSFDATYSTNKYKLVFVPFTGVDNHKRCITFGAGLLSKENSESYEWLLNSFKTAMGATPRCAITDQDPVLKVTLPKVMPTTRHRFCMWHIMTKVGDKVSTELAKNKEFRKALNNTVWDETLSIEEFETKWQMLMEEYNLSDDTWFSQLYEARANWIPAYLQDIFMGGLLKTTSRSESENSYYGNFTNHHCTLVEFYMQFNSVIEEQRYKQGKLNAECEGSFLEIKTPLGIERQAAAVYTTTMFYEFQKEL, translated from the exons ATGTCCTTCGACGCTACGTACAGTACAAACAA GTACAAGCTAGTATTTGTTCCATTCACAGGAGTGGACAACCACAAGAGATGCATTACATTTGGAGCAGGGCTACTGAGTAAAGAAAACAGCGAATCATATGAGTGGCTACTGAATAGCTTCAAGACTGCCATGGGGGCGACACCAAGATGTGCAATAACAGATCAAGACCCTGTATTAAAGGTGACGCTTCCAAAAGTCATGCCAACAACAAGACACAGGTTCTGTATGTGGCACATTATGACAAAGGTGGGAGACAAGGTCAGTACTGAATTAGCCAAGAACAAAGAATTTAGAAAAGCTCTGAACAACACAGTATGGGATGAAACATTAAGTATCGAGGAGTTTGAGACTAAATGGCAAATGTTAATGGAAGAATACAACCTAAGTGATGACACGTGGTTTAGCCAGCTGTATGAGGCGCGTGCTAACTGGATACCAGCATACTTACAGGACATTTTTATGGGAGGACTATTGAAAACAACATCCCGCTCCGAGTCAGAGAACAGTTATTACGGCAACTTTACAAACCATCACTGCACACTAGTCGAATTCTACATGCAATTCAACAGCGTCATAGAGGAACAAAGATATAAACAAGGAAAACTAAATGCAGAGTGTGAAGGATCATTCCTTGAGATCAAAACACCGTTGGGCATTGAGCGTCAAGCGGCAGCAGTGTACACTACAACCATGTTCTACGAGTTCCAGAAAGAGCTCTAG